The region CACCACCAGAGTTGTTCCTCTCCCACAGCTGCATGCTCTGTTCGGACGAAATGGCGAGGCCTAGGCAGCCATCCTGTGTCCGCAGGATCTGGAAGTGGGAATACCTGGTAGAATGGGCGTCTGCCGGCTCCCGGATCAGGACAAGGCTCTGTGTTTCAAGATCAAACGAGAGGATGCAGGTTCCATCGATCGACCAGTGCAATGCACTCCCAACCAGGACGCTGGAGCGTTGCAGAGTAATCGGAAGGATGACCGTAATTGGTTCTGAGATCAGATTTCCCCATTCACCGGACTCGGAGTCGTAGAGGCGAGCGAAGACGCGAGTGCGGGCCGTGTTGGTGCGGACCAGGACCAGCTTGAAGGGGCTGGAGTGGCAGTCGCCGTGCACGTGGCCTTCCTCGCGGGCGGCGCAGACCATCGCGGCGCTTCCGATGATGTTCTCTTGGTCGTCGTCGAACCCCGGCGGGAAGGCGACCTGGCGCTGGCGACCTGTGAGGGGGTCGTACACGACGGCGTGGAGGCGGTCGACGTTGAAGAGGAGCGCGAGGCCGTGGCGGCAGCCGCAGAAGATCCAGCGCTCGTCGCGGCTCTGCCGCAGGGAGAGGCGCTCGGCGGGGATGCGGTCGGGCGGGTCCAGCAAGGGGGTGAAGTCGAGCCACTCGAACCCGCCGGTGAAGACGCCGAGGAGCGGGGGCTCCCTGCGGTGGCGGGCGCGGAAGCGGGCGAGGAAGCCGcggccggagacgaggcggcgccaCCGCTTGCAGACGAGGGAGGCGCGCGGGAGGGAGGACGGCTGcggggggaggcggaggaggatctcgcCGAGGAGGTCGTCGTCTTCCAGCGGGGCCGCTGGATCCGGCGAGgaagggcggcggtggcggtggcccatcGTCACCGGCCGGTAGGGCGGAAGGGATATTTCAGGTCTGCGCTCGTTTTTTTTTCCAGTAGAAGGTCTGCGCTCTTCTAGTAGAGTGGAAGTCTACAACACCAGCACCAGCGGTCAAAGTTATAGACACAATTGCATTTTCATAGATTTATTTCAGTCTTTTTGATGGCATTCGCTCAATAGGAGGAGATGCTCGGTTGACTAGGAGAGCGTATGTGTGGTGTCATTAATCTTAAGATGCGATGCCGACTCAGGTGGTCTTTGTTGGGCTACAGGCAGTCGTACTCAGATTCTAGCCGTTTGAAAATCAAGTTTTCGGACAACACTAAGATTACTGCCTTGGCTTTGTAGAACCGATTCTGGAAAATCCACTAGACGCATTAGGAAGTCGAAATCAGTGATTTTGCTGATTCCCGAGCTGCCACTACCTCTTTTGAGTATAGGCCTACCTCTCCCCTTTATTATCATATAGAAATGTCACCATATTCTCAACCAAACATCAGTGCAGCCATGTGGAGAACTACTAGTGGAAGGAATTAAGGGACTGTTCACCTCATTTGCAGCAAACCATTCTGTTCTGGTGCCCAGGCCAAAGAAGTCCTCCCCATGGAGAAGGCCTAATCTTGCAAATTTCAAGGATGTCTACAGGCAAAAAGAATTGTTGTAGCCTATGCATGTCCCAATCATTGTAATCCAACAAATCCGACACCCATTTGAAACGACATCTTCCCCTGCTCGAGAGAAGTGAACTGGTGTTGCCTCGAACAAGCAATGATCGCGCCAAATTCTAACTTTCTGCCCGTTAGCTATACGCCAAGCAAGTCCGTTTTTTAGGAGCTCAAGCCCGTGACAAACACCTTGCCAAGATTGAGAGGGATTACCCGAAAACACCCTGCACAAAGACTGTCCGGATGAGCTAAAAATACACCAGGCCTGCCTCGTTAGCAAAGCTTGATTAAAGATCCGAAAATCCTTAAAACCAAGACCTCCTTGTGACTTAGGCCGTGTCATCTTATGCCAAGCATATTAGTGACTTTTCCTTTTGCCTTTTTCTGAACCCCAATAATAATTCTGAACCATGCAATTTAGGTCATCACAAACGCCAAGAGGGATCTTGAACATACTCATAATAAAAGTAGGGGTTGATTGAGCCACCAATTTAATTATCACTTCTTTTCCAGCTTGTGTAGGATGCCCGTCAAACGCAAACAAGCGTTTACTCACCTAAACTTGCAGATGTTGGAGCTTCCCTTTTGTGATCCGACCATCGGGCGTGGGTAAACCCAAGTACTTCTCCTCAAAGCCAGAACTGGTGACACCCAATACACCCCTATAATAATTCGTGATGCATCATCCACATTGGCAGTCTCCATAACGCATATAAAAAGCGCTTCataagttttttttgcggggtgaaAAAGGATTTCATTACTCAAGGTGGAGAAATATCCTCCAAACAAAGTTGAGGTACATTAGCAGGGCCCGATCGAAGCCAAACTGCTGTCCTAGCTTCTGTACGTCCAAATAAAGCTAGTCTATGTCCGACAGCATTTCGGTGCCTGCTTACATGAGTAATGGAACACTCCCTTTCGCCAAAAAACTCTTTAATTTCCTTGATTATCATCGCGTTCTGCGATCTGTCCTCCGTATTCGCACGGATGGATTCAACAGCCGTGAGACAATCCATCTCCACATCGACTGGAAGCGGGGACCATTGCAGAGCAAAACGAAGGCCCTCCAAACAGGCAAGAAGTTCAGCCTGAAGTGGACTCGCACAATTTTGTAGACTCCTGCAGGCC is a window of Triticum dicoccoides isolate Atlit2015 ecotype Zavitan chromosome 2B, WEW_v2.0, whole genome shotgun sequence DNA encoding:
- the LOC119361847 gene encoding uncharacterized protein LOC119361847 isoform X1 gives rise to the protein MGHRHRRPSSPDPAAPLEDDDLLGEILLRLPPQPSSLPRASLVCKRWRRLVSGRGFLARFRARHRREPPLLGVFTGGFEWLDFTPLLDPPDRIPAERLSLRQSRDERWIFCGCRHGLALLFNVDRLHAVVYDPLTGRQRQVAFPPGFDDDQENIIGSAAMVCAAREEGHVHGDCHSSPFKLVLVRTNTARTRVFARLYDSESGEWGNLISEPITVILPITLQRSSVLVGSALHWSIDGTCILSFDLETQSLVLIREPADAHSTRYSHFQILRTQDGCLGLAISSEQSMQLWERNNSGGVGRWVLRKTLQLGKLLSVKPEMEKAHIQILGYAEESNVMFLVIGFSVFMIQLGSLRFKHIFESNLRTTYHPYTNFYAGGRIISDRDDEPEMLNNT
- the LOC119361847 gene encoding uncharacterized protein LOC119361847 isoform X2 produces the protein MGHRHRRPSSPDPAAPLEDDDLLGEILLRLPPQPSSLPRASLVCKRWRRLVSGRGFLARFRARHRREPPLLGVFTGGFEWLDFTPLLDPPDRIPAERLSLRQSRDERWIFCGCRHGLALLFNVDRLHAVVYDPLTGRQRQVAFPPGFDDDQENIIGSAAMVCAAREEGHVHGDCHSSPFKLVLVRTNTARTRVFARLYDSESGEWGNLISEPITVILPITLQRSSVLVGSALHWSIDGTCILSFDLETQSLVLIREPADAHSTRYSHFQILRTQDGCLGLAISSEQSMQLWERNNSGGVGRWVLRKTLQLGKLLSVKPEMEKAHIQILGYAEESNVMFLVIGFSVFMIQLGSLRFKHIFESNLRTTYHPYTNFYAGRIISDRDDEPEMLNNT